In Anabas testudineus chromosome 12, fAnaTes1.2, whole genome shotgun sequence, the genomic stretch CATTGTGAGTCATTTCTATACAGTATTTTTGCTGATACTCCAAAATCTGCTCTGAAGCAGAGTTTGATATTCTGTTATTGAATCTTATTTTACCCTACAATGGCATTACAGCTTTAGCTTTATTATTATGCAGTGCAGAGCAGTTCAGCAgtattattaatgttgttgCAATGATGATGTCACAGCTATAGAAAGTAGCCTGATCATATTTCCCAGTGGACAACATATGAAAACTTTTGCATTGTGTAGCCTCAGACTGCACACTAGAAATGACTGTAACAGACCAGGTGcagtgtgtgcgtttgtgtccATGAGTGAACACACACAATAGCAGGATGTGGCTGGGCTGAAACCCTCCGCTGTTTTCGGCTAAAGGCATTTTTCTCCCCCCCTCCCaaccctctcacacacacacacacagacagatttcaTCATCATTCAAATGTTTGTCCTGTACAGTAtctacacacacagctacagttAACAGTGTTCTGACGTGAGTTCAGTTCAATAAAACACTCTTGTAGTGAAATCCAGGACAAGTGATCAGTGCGATTTGATTTTCCAGCTGATGTTGTCTGTGTCACAGCGCAGTAATGACCAGCAAGGATAGGATTTCAGCCATTTTTCCTGAACCAATACTATAATTCTGTCACACTGCCAAGGCCACCAGCTGCTGGCCTAATAACATTTCTGTAGCACACTGGAGGTGCTCAGTGACCTAAAGTGTGAAGTGATATGTGTGTACAGCTGTGCACTGTACCCCTACATTTATCACCTGTGACTGTCTGGGTTTCCATCTTGTCAGTAAGAGCCTCATACTCAAAAACATTTGGGATACATAGGCTTTGTCTATGTACATGCTGCATTAATATATGCAACTTTTGTGCGTTTTCATGTGTGTAGGTTCCCCGTGTGGAGCTGACCCTCTCTGAGCTCCAGGAAATGGCTAcaagacaacagcaacaaatagAGGCTCAGCAGCAGATGTTGGTCGCCAAGGTCAGTTAGTGTAAAGTCATCTACATTGTCTGCACGCCTCAGGTACTCAGGCCTCtgagaaatgtgtgtatgtgtgtgagtttcaAAACTCATATATCTTCCTTAGAAACAGGACATGCGATCCAGGTTAGGATTTAAGGGCTAGCAGGAAAGCACAAATCTGCTGGAGTGAGAGAGATACACATCATCATGTTCAGGAAGTGACCTTTGAGTTGACAGGAAATTAGGTCATCGGGACAGCCACAGCTGCTGGGAAGTTGACTCAGAATTGTACTTCAGGAAAGAGTCACATGGCAAACCAAGCCAAACAAATGTGCTTCTTTGAATTTGTTCAAGTCTCTCCATTCATTTGAAGTGTTTAAGGCTTTCAACAGGAAACTGGAATATTTTCAACCACCAACTTTGATTTgagtagttttagtttttcaaaGCCAACATTGGCAAGTTCACTGTGTACTGGTATTAAGCAAAGAAAAGACAGCCAAGTGTTTCCTTCCAATTTGTACAGTAACTGCACGACATGAATTCTTCACAGAGGATGTGTCAGATATGCAGCTACTAGCGCCTTCTGcatgtaaagaaacaaactacTGTTATGTAATGTGctattaatgtgtgtgaatttgtgtgtttccagtgaATGATGGGAGGTTTCTTGCCAACATTCCTTTTCCCTCGTCctttgtacgtgtgtgtgtgattgacaCACAGGTCAACTGTGCCAcgatagagacagagagagagcggtGTAAACTGCCTCAGTCAGCATCACACATGCtggcctctttctctctctgtctgttccttCTCTGTtagctgtttgtttctgctgtgtgtggtgGTTAGATACATGAGCACATGCATGTATGAAAATCAATAGCCACGTGATTTTCAGAATTACACTGGATATGGAGAATGGAGTCACATGATGGATGGGTAACTCTGTTGGCACTGAGCAATTAAAAATCATAGTGTCTGGGGCTATTGAGGCACTAATACACTCATCAGCTGCAACATCAGCAGAGAGGACCCACGCAATGTTAGGCACAAGGTTTTAATGGTGTGCTGGTCAGTGTGTGCCATTGCATAGCTACTCAATTACTGGCTAACTGATCAATTGGGTGGCCTATGGaaattattacaaataatacaatacaataacaaAGATAAAGGTGGAAATTATCATTAAGTTTGAGCTGCCAGTCAGCCaacatacagtaggtaaaaATACCTGTAAAGATGAACTGTGAGTGTGCAGTGGCTTTAGCTTTTTCAACAGCAACAAATGCACAGAGCATGTCTGGAGAAACTTTTGTGCAActggaaataaattaaattctgaGGTTTCATAATGTCcatgccttgttttttttcaggAGCAGAGACTGAGGTATCTTCAGCAGGGAGGCAGACCTAACCAGGGACAGACACAGGTGGGATCCATATGTCTGTCTTCTATTGATTTTTGAGTCTTGATAGAATAAGCACCAGCTAGTATGCGCGTTGCTGTTAGTACAGAGTTGCTGTAACCACTTGTCCTGTACATACTGGACAAATGATGCCAAGAGCCACCTACTAAGTTACAATAAACCTGTCTATTCAACCTGGTAAATAAGTGGTAAATCTCTTATTTATGGCGATTTTCACCAAATCAAAGGctaaaaaacagatgaaaatgcAATTGGACATTTAACCtatgttgtttgtgttctctGTTTGTAGTCTGAAGCTGAGAAGCTTCAACGGCTAAAAGAGCGAGTGGAGACTCAGGAATcaaagctgaagaagatccGAGCCATGAGAGGACAAGTGGACTACAGTAAACTGATCAATGGAAACCTCTGTAAGCACAACCACACTGCAGAGATGAGGAATATGGATTATATGCACTGCAGTTTATCACCACTTATTAAAATGACTGTACAAATCTTTACCTTACGTGCTCCAAACAAGACACACTACTTGATGTAATTTctgtcctgttttctgtctccagcTGCAGAGATCGACCATGTTAGCAGCCTGTTTCAGGAGAAGCAGGCAGAGCTACAGTCTGCAGTGATCAGAGTTGACCAGGTAATGTCTAGGCTAGTTTCGGGTGAGAGTTGATTAAAATGAAGATTAGGAAATTAAGATTAAGTACATTACTGGATTTTGTTAAGTCCTTTAAAATTGTTTTACCAGTTGACTCAACAGTTGGAAGATCTGAGGAGAGGGCGCCTTCAGTTACACTCAGTTGCACCACCTCAAGGTGCACCTTCTGGGTCCCACGGTGCTACCATTGGCCAGAAAGGATCACCCCTGTCTGGCCCTGCAGCGCTGGAACTGAGGAAACTTTACCAGGAGCTGCAGGTATATTATACTTCAGACTgctgaaaacatgcaaaacaccACATTCGGTTCTTTTTGCTTAGAAATATTATTCACAGAATGGAACATGTAAAACTCGCAATGCAATGTTTCAGGCTCGTAATCGCCATAACCTGGAACAAAGCAGCAAGTTGGCCCAGCacaaggagctgctgaacaagaGGAATGCCCAGGTGACGGTGATGGATCAACGCATTGGAGACCTGAGAGAACGACTTCACAAGAAGAGAGCTGAAGTACAAAACGTCACACCTATCAAGATGTTTTTAAGTAATTCTTAAAATTCACTGAACTAGCCTaaaatgtgtgttgttctttctttctgtttagcTGAGTCGTATGAATGGAGGAGGCATGTCCTCACCTCAAACCTCTTCCCACGCCGGTGGTGGAGTTTCTGGTCGTGTGGCGGCCGTTTGCCCCTATATCCAGGTTCCCGCTGAGGGAAGACAGGAAACAGGGCACCCCCTGCCATCTGATCCACCACCTAAACCCACCGCACTGAGCCACATTCGCTCACTCTCGGGTGGGTACATAAAAGGTTTAccattttcacttcattttttaCTCACTGCGCTCTAATATCTCTGTCTGATCTCTAACTTAATgtctttctatttctttttcctgtctcttggttttctttcctccttccccTTTATCTGTAATTGTTGGTGTTATCTTAAATGTTGACCTGTTGAATGTTATTGGTGAATCTGTGATTATTGTTTTGTCACTTGTggatgtggtggtggtggtggtttgcTGTtgtgactgtttctgttttgtaaaaTCATCATGACGTCATCATCATGATGATGTCGTTGTTGTTTCGGTGGTTGTCGCTGTCTTTCGTTGTGGGCGTGaccaaacacagaggaggacacGAGTGGTGTCAGGAAGCCCCCCAGCCAGTGGAAAGTGTCAGATTTAGACATCGTCCTGTCAGGGCCCACTGAGACGTGGGAGGGACCTCGGTCCCCGCAGGGGGGCGACCGTAACTACAGTGAGTTCATGGAAGCAGCTTGACAAACCTACTCACCACTAGTTCCATTGGTGATAAGCAGTAGAAAACTGGTTTCTCACGCTTTTATCTGTGTCCTAAGGTGTAGTGCGCTTACTTAGTATTTTTGAATGATTACAACATGTTTCCTAAGTGACATTTCCTGAGTCTTGGTCTGAAACATTTAACGGTGCACTCAAACCTTGCATGTTGTGGAGTGGACTTGTTTAACTATACAGAACAGATGGTTAGGAGATAATAACATAATTTGAATGAGCTACAGAGTGTGACCTCAGAATGTAAGGATCATGTGCATGAGGACACAACATGACATCTGAGAGCCAGCAGCTGCTCAAGTTTAGGAGGGTCAgcatgagaaaataaaagggCCGAGCACAATCTGGGCTCATAAAGTTATTCAGTATAAGGGTAAAAACGACTGCTGACGATATTCCACatacattaatattaaatagtttcaattcagttttaaacTATTTactattcaaacacacacacacacacacacacacactaaagacATTGGACATTTTGGATTCCTAAGTAATGCAGTTACTTATTcgctttattttttatccaaTTTTAAGACTTGGATGACAAGATGGATGCCATCCCGTTGATTAGAGAGTTATGTTAGAGAAAATATCTGGATATGCAGTCACTGGATTTATTGGTGGTTACCTCTGGACAGACAGAATATAGCCATCCACATCATTCTTGGTACATACAGTAACCTCTCATTAACCATTCCTACCATGTGGTATCTGGTCAGTCTCATTCTGCAGCCATTCAGacatttaattaacaataagaaagacaaaatatatacatactaCAGAAATGATTAGCAGAATTGTTTTACTCATGtatctagtgtgtgtgtgtgtgtaagctaaGTGCCTGGAATCAGCAGTGTTACAAATCCCATTGTGTTCTTGAATGCCAAACCAAATGCCACAGCTCTATTTATTATCCCTGATTATGTAACATTGAAAATACACTGTTGTAAGTCATGTCAACAGTCTGCTGGCgcaacaaatgaatgaaaggaAGTCGGAGGTATTCTAACTCGTAGCTATACACAGTacggcggcagcagcagctggtgtcaGAGCAATTAAGGCTCTCTAACACTGGATATCTGCTACACTATGAATAACATGAACAACACTCTtctcaaatattttttataggaGTAGTCAAAATGCACATTATCAAAGAATGAACTTGAGTAGTTTGATTGTCTTCTTAAAACCCTTAATCTGATCTTAAGCCATCTTTGTCTGTTGCGCCAATGTTGTGATGATGCTAGTGCTGTAAGCTGTACTGTCTTTCCTCTACAGCACTAAGAGACTGCGTCTAATCTGACCTCTCAGGCACATGGCCAAGTTTCCATCTCGCACAGAACTGGCTGTTTGTTTCCTGACGTGAAAGTTTTCCTCACGAAGTCAGCAGGTGACAGCAGCAGTCAACAGGTTGCACAGCACAGCTTACTGTACTGACTGCAGCACATCAAAGTTCATTAGTGAATCATTGGTGTAACAAGTGCCAGAACTGTGAGGTGACTGTCCGACTGAGAGCTGGGCCAATCCGTTAGGTAACAGCTTAAAGTTGCGACTTTGACTTCTCCGCATCATGACCTACACATCATCCTCAGCTGCACTTGAAATGCAAATTGGCAAATAATTATTGCTATTTAAACATCAGTAACATGTCAGTGTGAGCATAACCTTTAAGCCGAATGCACCACTGTGCCATGAAGCGGCTACTGTCAGAGCCCTTAGCATTCCTGTAGACATATCCTGTGTGTAGTGTACATGCCACGTACAGTACTTTTACTATTGCATTGTGGGATACTTTCAGTGCACTAAAGAGAGTGTGAGAATTCACACTCAAAattccaccaccaccacaccctTTACAGTGAATAGGGAGTGATATTGAACACAGCCATGgtttcattaatttattatgcTGGTTTATTTGACCTACTACTCTGCTGTTTATGTGGACGCACAACAAGAGGTAGTAGTAGACTGAAAAACATTGACTGACCTTTTGATTGCTGGAAGAATTTACTGACTGATCAGTACTGTGTCCTTGGTGGTGACCTCACAGTGGAGACAGCGGCTATGTTAAACTTCCAGTTTACATATACAGCCAGGACCTTCTTGAGAGCTTAGCGTTTTAGCCCAGTCAATCAATTTGAAGTTAGCGGCTTTGTTATTTTAGTCTTTGGAATGcattgtgttttagtgtttttctcaTGTTATTTTTACAATGACAATCATAGAAGTCAATTATATTATTGCAGCTGTCAGTTACTATAAAAGTTTGCCTGTTTCCTCACCCGACACAGATGCTGTCACAACAATTACAATAGCCATAAATCTACAGCAAACCTCGTGATCAGATACTTTAGTCCTTTTGTACCACTTACATGATACTAACCACATGTTTGCAGTGGAGAGCACACTGAAATCACCAATGTGAACATGCAGACTAGTTGTTAGGCAATTTAGCGCTTGTCTTGTTACATTATAGCATGTGCCATATCAAGGCTTGCCAATTATAAGCCACACTCATTTgccaatttaaaaataacttgatGATTTAGGGTGTcttctgtacagtatatagcatAATTGCTGTGGACTGCGGCACTGAGTAATGGACCATGTAATTCACTGCAGGTTGCTGGGTACACAGCTGTGACCTGCACTCtttttgtgaaccttttgaagTAATCTACGTCTGTGGATAATAACACAGTATGCTCTTCTTTTAGtcatttgctttgctttgcctTGTATATGTTTACTGCTACAGTGGTGTGATTGCATTGTAAGTGACAATTTACAGTATTCAGGCAACAAATGAGCAACCAGGCCCTTTTCATCCTCTTCAcgtcattcattcatcattacTGTCAACTAGACTACACCCTGCAGTCTAACTTTAACTTTTAGACACTTTAACCCACTTAAACATTCattgtcttttgtcattttccttttgttgtaTGTCTTTGcctcttcctttctttaatgTCCTTTTCTGATGTAACCTTTATCCCTTTCTCAACACCtcacctttctctctccatttaGCTAATGAAGCGTCATGGCCTAACCTCAGTAAGAGTGTGTCAGATTGGAGGACCAACACTACAGAACAGGTATTGAGAAATAGTAAAAATCCAATCTGGCAAGTTATTCCAATAGtcatcattatttaatattagaGACATAAAATTACTCTTACCAAAATAGTCACGCTATAGGAAAGtcctttctttttgtctctctgtttctcttatCATTTCAAATTGTCCCTCCCCCACCAGCTTCCCTCTGGTTATGGTACCTATCCCAGTGCTACCCACCAGGCTGCAGGACAGCACTGTGCCACCAGCTCCCTGCCCCGTTCTGCCCCTGGCACACTGGGTTGGCCTCGATCCAGTGCTGCTAACACCacatcatcctcttcctcctcctcatcctcttcacAGCAAATACAGCAGCGTATCTCTGTCCCTCCAAATTCAAACCAAggtactttttaaaaacaggtgCTGTTCTTTAATGGATGAGTGACATATGTGGTTTTAGCATTGTAAACACATCCTCTCTCTTTAGGTTCTGCCACCTCTTCCCAGTCTTCTACGTTGTCCCCACAAACAGAGCGAACAGATCCCCCTCCAGCAGTGGCCGTACGACCTTATGTCCCCGACCATCCCTCCAGACCCCAGTCACCCAGGAAGGGTCCTGCCACTATGAACAGTAGCTCCATCTATAGCATGTACCTCCATCAGCCTCAGGCCAAAAACTATGGATCTCTTAGCAACAGGACCACTGTCAAAGCAGGTAGTTAAACAACAGTTTGGCATATAGTCATTAAAGTTGTCCAGTGATGTGTCTTATTACAATGTCCAAAGGGAAATACATTGTCAATATCTGTCCCTTTTCTCTCCGCAGTCTATGGTAAACCCAtcctccccacctcctcctcttctccatccCCCGTCCCTTTCCtctctggaggtggaggaggaagagcaggtGGAGAGGATGTTGCAGATAAAGAAGGGgtaaaaggaggaggagaaagcagTGATGCCCAAATCGTCCCTCCACCCAGTGTGGACAACATCCCTCGTCCTCTTAGTCCCACTAAGCTCACCCCAGTTGGTAGGTACCAGTGGATGAATCAAACTCAACCAACACACCGTCATAAGTCTACTAATTTATGACATTGTGGTATTGTTGAGTCTAGAAGTGGAGACATTGTGACATTAACTGATATCAATATTGCAATAAACAATTGCCAACTATTGCAATTACAATAGGAAAAAATGTAAAGGTGTAATCATTACAGACTCCcactgatatatttttatatccCATGTGTGCCCCGATTCAGCCCACTCACAGCTACGTTATCAGAGTGATGCTGACCTAGAGGTTCTCCGTCGACGCCTCAGCAACGCCCCACGACCCCTGAAAAAACGGAGCTCCATCACAGAACCTGAGGGTCCACAGGGGCCAAACATTCAAAAACTGCTTTATCAGAGGTTTGTGACGTGCTGTGTTTCAGGAGTGCTAATTctaaactgaaaagaaaaacaaggctAACAATTAAGCTGATGGTGATTTCTATTGTGCAGGTTCAACACGCTGgcaggagggatggagggagtcTCAGGTAAGACCGTGAGATCTGATGATGTGGTCTTGTTTCAAGACACTTGTGGCATCAGTAGGTCTAAATGATATTCCCTTTTTTATTCCAGGCAGCACTTTCTACCAGCCTGAATGCCTTTTGAGTGACATGGACAACATCCATACAGCCAATGGGAATATGGAACCTGGTGACAAGCACGTCAGTATGGCAGCTGTAGAGGGCAATAGTTCAAACCTGAACTCTGATCCCCGACGCTTGTCCCCTCCTTGCGCCGCCATCGAAACATCCAAGGagacaacagcaacagaggAATCTACCAATAATGTGTCCCAATCAACACAACCCAGCCCATCCCCTGCACCTGACAGAGCAGAAGACCAGAACAATAACAACCAGAGAGGCTCTAGTCCAGCTCAAAGTGCTGCAGGCCAatgctctccctctccatcaCCCCCTGCACCACCTTCCATGCCTAAGGTAGATATTGGTATTTCACCTGACATCAGCATCTCAACTGTTTCTCTGCCATTTCctctatttttttatgtttgtaaaatgttaCTGCAAGCATAAACACAGCAATCATTTTGTAAAAGCTATTGTGCAGATTGAGCAGTAGGTACTTACCTGGCAGTTCCTGTTCTGAGTGGTCAACACTttcctgccccccccccccttgtaCTGCAGGCTAAGCGAACCAATCTGAAGAAACCTTCATCTGAGCGAACTGGCCACGGTCTGCGAGTCAAGTTTAACCCTCTAGCTCTGCTGCTGGATGCATCGTTAGAGGGAGAATTTGATTTGGTGCAAAGAATTATATATGAGGTACAGTTGCAGCTACAGCATTTACATTCTCATTTTCATAATGCAAACCGTATTATCTGTTGATGAATGAAAGTGTAATGAATCCTATGGGGTGGTAAACAGCAATAGGTTAATATAAGTACAACTATAATCCATTTAAATGGTATTGATTTCTGTGaagtaattatttaattatacatAGTGAAATATATGTGTATGAACATATGTCTGTAGTAACTAATGTGGCCTCCTTTTTGCAACAATAGCTTCAAACTAAACGTTTCCTGTAACGGTTTATCGGCCCTGAAAACCAACCTGAAGGGATAATAGCCATTTCCTCTTTACGACAAGGATGTTGGTTGACTTCCTCACACGAACTGCCCACTTCCTGTATAATTCCACGCAATCTATACAGAATGAGGGCAGGACTATTACTTGGACGTAAACAACTTCTGTTTCATGCATCAAACGTTTCCAGTTTCCATTTCTAAAATTAGATttgctttttcacttttcttgGGTTAAATAAAAGAAGCACATTCCCTTATGCAATAGACAAATATTTTTCATGCCAACAATTGGtgtacacccacacacagattGCCTCAACAGATTTGCCATTAAACAGAAGAGTTTGAAGCTTTCAGTATTATTGGGACCTTACAAATTAAGTTTAGTATCTTTCATCCTCACTCCTCTGGAACACTGTCATAAGAGAGGTGGTCTCAGTTGTCAGGTGTGCAGACTTATTGCTGACGACACGCTCACTCTGTATCCCAGTGTGCTACTTCAGCACAGAGCTCCTGAGAACAAAGCCTTACATCTTTAGATGCAAATCCCCATCTTCTCCTGACATCTCTCACTTGGAGCACTGACAAAAATGCTTACCGACGCTTCAAACTGCAAACTCTGTTTGACACTCTCAAGGAAACATTTAGATGCCTCACATCCTGAACAAGCTCGGTTTGATAGCATCAGACCCCGAGGCACCGAAGACTTGAGAGCTCAACAGTTTCCAAGCTGTTCACTATCATGAGTGCAACTGGGCGCTTGTAGTCTCCACGAGGGTTTCTCACCACTCATATGAATACTGATATGTTTTATTGTCGCTGTAGATACAGTCACCAACATTTAGTACAATGTTCAACTAATTATCTCTGTCTTTAAGGTGGAAAATCCCAGTATGCCTAATGATGAAGGCATAACTCCTCTCCACAATGCTGTCTGTGCTGGTCATCACCATATCGTCAAATTTCTGCTGGACTTTGGAGTGAACGTCAACGCAGCCGACAGCGATGGGTGGTCAGTGCTTTTATTCAGTGGTTAAATTATGTGCCAGATTAAAATAACGGTGGCAGTGGCTGCTGGGTGACTAAAGGGAGTTCAGGTATAATGAACATGCTGGAGCTCAGCTCGGAGGCAACAATGACAGAGATAATTGCATTTCTAAATGAATTTTTGACTCAGCTGTATTAAAGGAAGAGATTACCAAGTCTAATGAGGCTCCACACTCGAAAGTTAATCACTGGTGCAGTCGACCGAATGTGTAGTTAATGTTAGTCTGTTTTATGATGACATCAATTGTGTTTAGCCTATTAGTTGTAGCATACACTATTACTGGAGCGTCTTTTGTTATCAGAGGTGAATGAATTTAGCAAAGTAATTTTAACGTGTTCCCCCCAGGACTCCTCTGCACTGTGCCGCTTCGTGTAACAGCGTCCACCTCTGTAAGATGCTGGTGGAGTCCGGGGCAGCCATTTTCGCCACAACAATAAGTGATGTcgaaacagcagcagaaaaatgtgaagaaatggAGGAGGGCTACACACAGTGTTCTCAGTTTCTCTATGGTAGGTGGATACAGAGAGGCAGATGGCGAGGCTTGCTTGAGCCTGCAGGGGAGAAGAACTTTTAAATCTATGGAGGAAAATCACACATACGTAGCTTTTCTTCAAGATGAAACAGcattaaaatgttacagttaAACTCACCACTGAAAGTGACAAGTCTTATTCTGCATCTCTCCCAGGTGTACAGGAAAAACTGGGCGTGATGAACAAAGGCCTGGTCTATGCTCTGTGGGACTACACGGCCCAGCAGGCTGATGAGCTGTCCTTCAACGAGGGTGATGCCCTCACGATTCTGCGTCGCCGTGACGACACTGAGACAGAGTGGTGGTGGGCCCGACTTAATGACCGGGAAGGCTACGTACCTAGGAACCTGTTGGGGGTAAGCCCTGATCCGGAGCCACGTGCATGCTGACAACATGTCAGATGTGTCTTGTGAATTTATCcaatcacattttaaactatccctttattgtgtttttggttttataaaGGCTAACAAAAGTCTTTTACTGCCACTTATCGCTGTTACTCCATGTGCCCTCCATGCGGTAGACTGGGATTTGAATCCCAGCTATGAAGCTTGCATCCCTAGTTTCTAAGGTTTTCCTTAGAGAGCACACACTCTCTAATGCcttgaaatatgtttttgtatcaGTTGACTTCCAATAGAGCTGAACTACAGTAGCTTTATTAAAAGTGTCCATCCTGTGGCCCTTCACAGTGCCTGAACATGCAGCTGTAGCACATGTTCAGCAAACTTACAGTAGCAAGTACGTGCAAAGGTTTACACTACACTGACCTATCAACTCTAACCTTACCTTAACAGGATGTGTCATCAATACTGGGCCCAGTACATCCAGTGAATTAAGCCACATGATTCACTAGTGGACAGAGTATATTAAGTAGCAGATTTACTCCCACACAGTGTCTTATGGTCTGACTTCATGATGTTCAAACACCTTGAGTACAATGCAAACATAATGTAGTGACCacctctcgctctctgtctctctgtctctctctctttcgcttTCTCCAGCTGTATCCAAGGATCAAACCCAGACAACGCTCACTGGCATAAAGCCCAGATCGGGAGCCACGTGCATGCTCTCAGAGGgtgcatgcacacagagaagaagaggagcagatGTGGCATGTGGGCACATTAGCTGAACAGGGGAGAAAAGGAGGTAGTTTGGTGACTGAGAGACGAAACgcaagaaagaaacaaatatggacctgaaaacacattttgtttggaTGTAATGCTGGAAACACAGAGCCACTTTACGGTAGAATCACTATATacagaaaactgtattttcctgCGCTGCTGCAGAGCTTAAGGAACTTGCCTGAATCTTATTTTGAACAGCAGGAGCTTGACAACTTCAAAAGAGTTTAGCTGCATGAAGAagctgaaatagaaaaaaaacaaaacagtacagCTTCAAGTTCTGCTTTAGTTCACTTAGTTCAAAACATGAACAATGTGTTTGAAATCTGTCTCACCTTTGTCTAGATATACTTCCACACTTTGAATGCCgctttatttttctacagtgttaattaaaagaaacactCTGAGGGATCTTTATGAAGCCAAGCTCATTAACCACATCGCAATAGGATGTGCTCATTCTCAGTGGCAAACGAACGTAGTATGTTGTCTAAAAACACTTTCTTCACGCCGTGTGGTGTATAGTGTTTCAAATGCACCATATTTACAGGTTAGATCGGGTGAACGCATGTGTgagaagtgaaatgtgaaagtgaagCTGGAGAGAGGAACGTGAGAAGAGAGAAGTGA encodes the following:
- the LOC113159453 gene encoding apoptosis-stimulating of p53 protein 1-like isoform X2, which translates into the protein MLPVILTVYLSDTQQMLTEVPVTPATRVVDVVEYCKEAGEGECHLAEVWNGHERVLPQELLLLDLLQQWGARRPEVSFYLRHCPSWAQGSQQPLEQSWTSESTELADDRVPRVELTLSELQEMATRQQQQIEAQQQMLVAKEQRLRYLQQGGRPNQGQTQSEAEKLQRLKERVETQESKLKKIRAMRGQVDYSKLINGNLSAEIDHVSSLFQEKQAELQSAVIRVDQLTQQLEDLRRGRLQLHSVAPPQGAPSGSHGATIGQKGSPLSGPAALELRKLYQELQARNRHNLEQSSKLAQHKELLNKRNAQVTVMDQRIGDLRERLHKKRAELSRMNGGGMSSPQTSSHAGGGVSGRVAAVCPYIQVPAEGRQETGHPLPSDPPPKPTALSHIRSLSANEASWPNLSKSVSDWRTNTTEQLPSGYGTYPSATHQAAGQHCATSSLPRSAPGTLGWPRSSAANTTSSSSSSSSSSQQIQQRISVPPNSNQGSATSSQSSTLSPQTERTDPPPAVAVRPYVPDHPSRPQSPRKGPATMNSSSIYSMYLHQPQAKNYGSLSNRTTVKAVYGKPILPTSSSSPSPVPFLSGGGGGRAGGEDVADKEGVKGGGESSDAQIVPPPSVDNIPRPLSPTKLTPVAHSQLRYQSDADLEVLRRRLSNAPRPLKKRSSITEPEGPQGPNIQKLLYQRFNTLAGGMEGVSGSTFYQPECLLSDMDNIHTANGNMEPGDKHVSMAAVEGNSSNLNSDPRRLSPPCAAIETSKETTATEESTNNVSQSTQPSPSPAPDRAEDQNNNNQRGSSPAQSAAGQCSPSPSPPAPPSMPKAKRTNLKKPSSERTGHGLRVKFNPLALLLDASLEGEFDLVQRIIYEVENPSMPNDEGITPLHNAVCAGHHHIVKFLLDFGVNVNAADSDGWTPLHCAASCNSVHLCKMLVESGAAIFATTISDVETAAEKCEEMEEGYTQCSQFLYGVQEKLGVMNKGLVYALWDYTAQQADELSFNEGDALTILRRRDDTETEWWWARLNDREGYVPRNLLGLYPRIKPRQRSLA
- the LOC113159453 gene encoding apoptosis-stimulating of p53 protein 1-like isoform X1, with the protein product MLPVILTVYLSDTQQMLTEVPVTPATRVVDVVEYCKEAGEGECHLAEVWNGHERVLPQELLLLDLLQQWGARRPEVSFYLRHCPSWAQGSQQPLEQSWTSESTELADDRVPRVELTLSELQEMATRQQQQIEAQQQMLVAKEQRLRYLQQGGRPNQGQTQSEAEKLQRLKERVETQESKLKKIRAMRGQVDYSKLINGNLSAEIDHVSSLFQEKQAELQSAVIRVDQLTQQLEDLRRGRLQLHSVAPPQGAPSGSHGATIGQKGSPLSGPAALELRKLYQELQARNRHNLEQSSKLAQHKELLNKRNAQVTVMDQRIGDLRERLHKKRAELSRMNGGGMSSPQTSSHAGGGVSGRVAAVCPYIQVPAEGRQETGHPLPSDPPPKPTALSHIRSLSGGYIKANEASWPNLSKSVSDWRTNTTEQLPSGYGTYPSATHQAAGQHCATSSLPRSAPGTLGWPRSSAANTTSSSSSSSSSSQQIQQRISVPPNSNQGSATSSQSSTLSPQTERTDPPPAVAVRPYVPDHPSRPQSPRKGPATMNSSSIYSMYLHQPQAKNYGSLSNRTTVKAVYGKPILPTSSSSPSPVPFLSGGGGGRAGGEDVADKEGVKGGGESSDAQIVPPPSVDNIPRPLSPTKLTPVAHSQLRYQSDADLEVLRRRLSNAPRPLKKRSSITEPEGPQGPNIQKLLYQRFNTLAGGMEGVSGSTFYQPECLLSDMDNIHTANGNMEPGDKHVSMAAVEGNSSNLNSDPRRLSPPCAAIETSKETTATEESTNNVSQSTQPSPSPAPDRAEDQNNNNQRGSSPAQSAAGQCSPSPSPPAPPSMPKAKRTNLKKPSSERTGHGLRVKFNPLALLLDASLEGEFDLVQRIIYEVENPSMPNDEGITPLHNAVCAGHHHIVKFLLDFGVNVNAADSDGWTPLHCAASCNSVHLCKMLVESGAAIFATTISDVETAAEKCEEMEEGYTQCSQFLYGVQEKLGVMNKGLVYALWDYTAQQADELSFNEGDALTILRRRDDTETEWWWARLNDREGYVPRNLLGLYPRIKPRQRSLA